In one window of Rhodopirellula bahusiensis DNA:
- a CDS encoding SDR family oxidoreductase, translated as MNFEVKDKVVLVTGANRGIGKVILEEALKRGASKVYAAVRNTDSADSLVKEHGDRVVPVRVDLEDPASITSAANVATDVDLVINNAGVLKVKNSLDDDAIEALQFEMNVNVYGLIRMVQAFAPVLKANGGGAIAQLNSVASVKTFGDLTTYCASKSASYSVTQGLRETLRDQGTQVVSVHPGPIATDMGQNAGFEDIAASPELVATAIFDALAEGRFHAWPDPMAQQIGEAYQSFAENVVEADMQEGVA; from the coding sequence ATGAATTTTGAAGTGAAAGACAAAGTCGTGCTGGTCACCGGAGCAAACCGCGGCATCGGCAAAGTGATTTTGGAAGAAGCCTTGAAACGCGGTGCGTCCAAAGTGTACGCCGCCGTCCGCAACACCGACTCGGCTGACTCCCTTGTGAAGGAGCACGGCGACCGCGTTGTCCCAGTCCGAGTGGACTTGGAGGATCCGGCATCCATCACCTCCGCCGCGAATGTTGCAACCGACGTGGACCTCGTCATCAACAACGCTGGCGTCCTGAAGGTCAAGAACTCGCTGGATGACGACGCGATCGAAGCGCTGCAATTCGAAATGAACGTGAATGTCTACGGTCTGATTCGAATGGTCCAAGCGTTTGCTCCCGTGTTGAAAGCAAACGGCGGAGGCGCGATCGCTCAACTGAACAGTGTGGCGTCGGTCAAAACGTTCGGAGACCTCACCACCTACTGCGCGTCGAAATCGGCCAGCTATTCAGTGACACAAGGGTTGCGTGAAACTTTGCGAGACCAAGGCACACAGGTTGTCAGTGTTCATCCCGGTCCAATCGCGACTGACATGGGCCAAAACGCTGGCTTCGAAGACATCGCCGCCTCGCCGGAATTGGTCGCCACCGCAATCTTTGATGCACTCGCGGAAGGACGCTTCCATGCTTGGCCCGATCCGATGGCACAGCAAATCGGGGAAGCCTACCAAAGCTTTGCGGAAAATGTGGTGGAAGCAGACATGCAAGAGGGCGTGGCCTGA
- a CDS encoding carboxymuconolactone decarboxylase family protein codes for MPRGSSRDLVVEWRSGHSNMHFPDTTAVVHAPEEHVSSDFQIPFGPSGQNEGKTMTDFQTHTINSAPEASKPQLEHSQKTYGFVPNLHAAMAESPALLEAYRTIAGIFDTKTNLNATERQIIAMTNNRLNGCEYCMAAHTSIMQSLKVPADVIESLRTGTPIADPKLEALRVFAEKVNVQRGWMEDGDIEAVLAVGYTNATVFEVIVGTAYKVLSNYTNHIAETPLDDAFSKNEWHAEA; via the coding sequence ATGCCACGAGGTTCTTCTCGCGACTTGGTCGTCGAATGGCGGTCCGGCCATTCAAACATGCATTTTCCTGACACAACCGCAGTGGTTCACGCCCCGGAGGAACATGTTTCCTCTGATTTCCAGATCCCATTTGGACCGAGTGGTCAAAACGAAGGCAAGACGATGACTGATTTTCAAACACACACGATCAATTCCGCTCCGGAAGCGAGCAAACCACAGCTGGAACACAGCCAGAAGACATACGGATTTGTTCCGAATCTGCACGCCGCGATGGCGGAGTCGCCTGCGTTGTTGGAAGCCTATCGAACGATCGCGGGGATCTTTGATACGAAGACCAATCTGAATGCGACCGAGCGTCAGATCATCGCGATGACCAACAACCGGCTGAATGGATGCGAATACTGCATGGCCGCCCACACGTCGATCATGCAGTCGCTCAAGGTACCGGCCGACGTGATCGAGTCCTTGCGAACGGGCACACCGATCGCCGATCCAAAGCTCGAAGCACTTCGCGTCTTCGCCGAAAAGGTCAACGTTCAACGTGGTTGGATGGAAGACGGAGACATCGAAGCGGTGTTGGCGGTGGGCTACACAAACGCAACTGTTTTCGAGGTGATCGTGGGGACGGCCTACAAAGTGCTCTCGAACTACACCAATCACATCGCGGAAACGCCACTTGATGATGCCTTTTCAAAAAACGAATGGCACGCCGAAGCGTAG